One Rosa chinensis cultivar Old Blush chromosome 3, RchiOBHm-V2, whole genome shotgun sequence DNA window includes the following coding sequences:
- the LOC112193871 gene encoding uncharacterized protein LOC112193871 produces MTCSVAFPIPVLRPLVCNKFLYLSNPCISLPKLGYSSLNQNRFRRLSSIDGNNTGSGLSDADSFSSRPEDSSGNSDSGQGGAATSNETLKKLRRYGIAGLLSYGLLNTAYYLTTFLFVWFYVAPTPGRMGYLAAAQRFLKIMAMVWAGSQVTKLIRAGGALALAPFVDRGLSWFTIKFHFESQGKAFAAIVGVCFGLALVLFFAVTLLWA; encoded by the coding sequence ATGACTTGTTCCGTGGCTTTCCCTATTCCTGTTTTGCGTCCCCTGGTCTGCAATAAATTTTTGTACCTGAGCAACCCCTGCATTTCCTTGCCAAAGCTTGGCTACAGTTCACTGAATCAGAATCGATTTCGACGATTGTCTTCGATTGATGGCAACAACACTGGTAGTGGTTTGTCTGATGCTGACAGCTTCTCCTCTAGGCCTGAAGATTCAAGTGGAAATAGTGATAGTGGTCAAGGAGGCGCTGCGACATCCAATGAGACTTTGAAGAAACTGAGGAGATATGGGATTGCTGGATTGTTGTCATATGGGTTATTGAATACTGCCTACTATCTTACGACATTTCTCTTTGTGTGGTTCTATGTTGCACCAACACCTGGAAGGATGGGTTACCTTGCTGCTGCTCAGCGATTTCTTAAAATAATGGCCATGGTGTGGGCTGGTAGCCAGGTTACTAAGCTTATACGAGCTGGAGGAGCCCTTGCTCTTGCTCCTTTTGTGGACAGGGGATTGTCTTGGTTCACTATCAAGTTCCATTTTGAGTCTCAGGGAAAGGCTTTTGCGGCAATTGTTGGAGTTTGCTTTGGACTGGCCTTGGTTTTGTTTTTCGCTGTAACATTGCTTTGGGCTTAA
- the LOC112193868 gene encoding phosphoinositide phosphatase SAC8 isoform X1, whose translation MDGGSSSSSSSSSGGNFKLYEKLELQEFPDKFVVKSVEAPDQGFVIARRDGTIEPLDGDSSSASPSKTSTIYGVVGTIRLLAGNYLLVITSRIEVGNYLGFPVYRVTSMKFLSCNEVLKLSTAQEKKDEAYFMALLKTVQSTPGLYFSYETDLTLNFQRRRKLIEGWMAKPLWKQADPRFVWNKNLLDELIEFKLDGFIIPLLQGSFQTTQLKLKDLPVALTIFSRRCTRRLGTRMWRRGANLEGDVANFIETEQLAEFEGFKSSLLQIRGSIPLLWEQIVDLSYKPQLKIIDHEQTSNVVERHFHDLFQRYGETIAVDLTDKHGDEGELSKAFANETQNLPNVRYVPFDFHHICGNSNFENLKVLYEQLSELLENQGYFLVDAEGNILEDQKGIVRSNCIDCLDRTNVTQSYLAQKCLDAQLQRMGVLDSTESISVFDEEYQKFRTLWAEHGDEISLEYAGTYALKGDLVRYGKQTFGGMIRDGMSALSRYYLNNFQDGIRQDAADLISGHYTVRRDGSVRQMESFSYLPVASALLIGGLTLTSFTLQQAGRNAHQFMSSVLWAGMTAGLAAVVKANGRQFCSRPRLCRLV comes from the exons ATGGACGgtgggtcttcttcttcttcttcttcatcttccggCGGAAACTTCAAGCTCTACGAGAAGTTGGAGTTGCAGGAGTTTCCGGACAAGTTCGTCGTCAAATCAGTCGAAGCTCCCGATCAAGGCTTCGTGATCGCCCGCCGCGACGGGACTATCGAACCGCTTGACG GtgattcttcttctgcaagtcCGTCCAAAACGTCGACGATATATGGAGTCGTCGGAACGATCAGATTGCTTGCAG GAAATTACTTGCTTGTAATAACTTCTCGGATAGAAGTTGGGAACTATCTTGGCTTCCCTGTTTACCGGGTGACTTCTATGAAGTTTCTTTCCTGCAATGAGGTGTTGAAGCTCTCAACTGCTCAAGAA AAAAAAGATGAAGCTTACTTCATGGCTTTGTTGAAAACAGTCCAATCAACTCCAGGGCTGTACTTTTCATATGAAACAGATTTAACATTAAA CTTTCAGAGAAGACGCAAGTTGATTGAAGGTTGGATGGCCAAACCATTATGGAAGCAG GCTGACCCTCGATTTGTTTGGAACAAAAATCTTTTAGATGAGCTTATCGAGTTCAAG CTGGACGGGTTTATTATTCCTCTTCTACAAGGAA GCTTCCAGACTACACAGTTGAAGTTAAAAGACTTGCCTGTCGCACTTACAATATTCTCAAGGAGGTGTACCCGTCGTCTAG GGACAAGAATGTGGAGAAGAGGAGCTAACCTTGAAGGAGATGTAGCTAACTTTATTGAAACCGAGCAATTGGCGGAGTTTGAAGGTTTCAAGTCCTCATTACTTCAG ATTCGGGGTTCAATTCCACTTCTTTGGGAGCAAATTGTTGACTTGAGCTATAAACCACAACTTAAAATTATTGATCATGAGCAGACG TCAAATGTAGTGGAGCGACATTTTCATGATCTTTTCCAAAGATATGGAGAGACAATAGCAGTAGACTTGACTGATAAA cATGGTGATGAAGGTGAACTAAGCAAGGCATTTGCTAATGAGACGCAAAATCTGCCAAACGTGAG ATACGTTCCATTTGACTTCCATCATATATGTGGCAACTCAAATTTTGAAAACTTAAAGGTCTTATACGAGCAACTATCAGAGCTACTTGAAAACCAAGG ATACTTTCTCGTTGATGCGGAAGGAAACATACTGGAGGACCAGAAAGGAATTGTCAGATCTAACTGCATCGACTGTCTCGATAGAACAAATGTTACCCAG AGTTACTTGGCTCAGAAGTGTCTGGATGCCCAGTTGCAGAGGATGGGAGTGCTTGATTCAACTGAGTCCATTTCTGTGTTTGATGAAGAGTATCAAAAATTCCGAACAT TGTGGGCTGAGCATGGTGATGAGATAAGCCTTGAGTATGCTGGGACTTACGCCTTGAAAGGGGACCTAGTTAG GTATGGAAAACAGACATTTGGAGGAATGATTAGAGATGGGATGAGTGCTCTTTCAAGATATTATTTGAATAACTTTCAGGATGGTATTCGGCAG GATGCTGCTGATCTTATCAGTGGCCACTATACTGTTAGGAGGGATGGTTCAGTACGCCAGATGGAATCCTTTTCT TATCTACCGGTGGCATCAGCTTTGCTAATCGGAGGTTTGACGCTGACATCTTTCACACTTCAGCAAG CGGGGCGAAACGCCCACCAATTTATGAGTTCTGTACTTTGGGCTGGAATGACTGCCGGATTAGCAGCAGTGGTGAAAGCTAATGGAAGACAGTTCTGTTCTAGACCTCGCTTGTGCAGACTTGTGTAA
- the LOC112193870 gene encoding protein ZW2, with protein MTSFEAFFEGWLVRQEHYLDELQSAQQRAHEARDVDLRDLVSRVLIHYQQYYEEKSRIAQRDVFLVFSPTWFTSLERALLWIAGFKPGLAFRLVSDSVPDLSADQRVRMTRLIEETRVEERALDDKLAKIHESVAAPPFVDVARRHARCLDGETAEEEEAATRSLKSALEGVLANANLLRTTLAAKLVEMLSGAQAVRFLVAVAQFQLKIRNWGLQRDAAEKQRRSGGGGRR; from the coding sequence atgaccTCATTCGAGGCATTCTTCGAGGGCTGGCTGGTTCGGCAAGAGCACTACTTGGACGAACTCCAATCGGCCCAGCAGCGAGCCCATGAAGCCCGCGACGTCGATCTGCGAGACCTGGTCTCTCGGGTGCTGATCCATTACCAGCAATACTATGAAGAGAAATCGAGAATTGCGCAGAGAGATGTGTTCCTGGTGTTTTCTCCGACTTGGTTCACTTCGCTGGAGCGGGCCCTGCTCTGGATCGCCGGGTTCAAGCCGGGTCTGGCATTCCGGCTGGTCTCGGACTCCGTACCCGACTTGTCCGCGGACCAGCGGGTCCGGATGACCCGGCTCATCGAGGAGACCCGGGTCGAGGAGCGCGCGCTGGATGATAAGCTGGCCAAGATTCACGAGAGCGTGGCTGCCCCACCGTTCGTCGACGTGGCGCGTCGCCACGCGCGGTGTTTGGACGGTGAGActgcggaggaggaggaggcggcgaCGCGGTCGCTGAAGTCGGCATTGGAGGGCGTGCTGGCGAATGCGAATTTGCTGAGGACGACTCTAGCTGCCAAGCTGGTGGAGATGCTGAGCGGCGCTCAGGCGGTTCGGTTTTTGGTCGCGGTGGCTCAGTTTCAGCTCAAGATTAGGAACTGGGGATTGCAGAGGGACGCCGCCGAGAAACAGCGGCGGTCCGGCGGAGGAGGACGGCGCTAG
- the LOC112193868 gene encoding phosphoinositide phosphatase SAC8 isoform X2, which yields MDGGSSSSSSSSSGGNFKLYEKLELQEFPDKFVVKSVEAPDQGFVIARRDGTIEPLDGDSSSASPSKTSTIYGVVGTIRLLAGNYLLVITSRIEVGNYLGFPVYRVTSMKFLSCNEVLKLSTAQEKKDEAYFMALLKTVQSTPGLYFSYETDLTLNFQRRRKLIEGWMAKPLWKQADPRFVWNKNLLDELIEFKLDGFIIPLLQGSFQTTQLKLKDLPVALTIFSRRCTRRLGTRMWRRGANLEGDVANFIETEQLAEFEGFKSSLLQSNVVERHFHDLFQRYGETIAVDLTDKHGDEGELSKAFANETQNLPNVRYVPFDFHHICGNSNFENLKVLYEQLSELLENQGYFLVDAEGNILEDQKGIVRSNCIDCLDRTNVTQSYLAQKCLDAQLQRMGVLDSTESISVFDEEYQKFRTLWAEHGDEISLEYAGTYALKGDLVRYGKQTFGGMIRDGMSALSRYYLNNFQDGIRQDAADLISGHYTVRRDGSVRQMESFSYLPVASALLIGGLTLTSFTLQQAGRNAHQFMSSVLWAGMTAGLAAVVKANGRQFCSRPRLCRLV from the exons ATGGACGgtgggtcttcttcttcttcttcttcatcttccggCGGAAACTTCAAGCTCTACGAGAAGTTGGAGTTGCAGGAGTTTCCGGACAAGTTCGTCGTCAAATCAGTCGAAGCTCCCGATCAAGGCTTCGTGATCGCCCGCCGCGACGGGACTATCGAACCGCTTGACG GtgattcttcttctgcaagtcCGTCCAAAACGTCGACGATATATGGAGTCGTCGGAACGATCAGATTGCTTGCAG GAAATTACTTGCTTGTAATAACTTCTCGGATAGAAGTTGGGAACTATCTTGGCTTCCCTGTTTACCGGGTGACTTCTATGAAGTTTCTTTCCTGCAATGAGGTGTTGAAGCTCTCAACTGCTCAAGAA AAAAAAGATGAAGCTTACTTCATGGCTTTGTTGAAAACAGTCCAATCAACTCCAGGGCTGTACTTTTCATATGAAACAGATTTAACATTAAA CTTTCAGAGAAGACGCAAGTTGATTGAAGGTTGGATGGCCAAACCATTATGGAAGCAG GCTGACCCTCGATTTGTTTGGAACAAAAATCTTTTAGATGAGCTTATCGAGTTCAAG CTGGACGGGTTTATTATTCCTCTTCTACAAGGAA GCTTCCAGACTACACAGTTGAAGTTAAAAGACTTGCCTGTCGCACTTACAATATTCTCAAGGAGGTGTACCCGTCGTCTAG GGACAAGAATGTGGAGAAGAGGAGCTAACCTTGAAGGAGATGTAGCTAACTTTATTGAAACCGAGCAATTGGCGGAGTTTGAAGGTTTCAAGTCCTCATTACTTCAG TCAAATGTAGTGGAGCGACATTTTCATGATCTTTTCCAAAGATATGGAGAGACAATAGCAGTAGACTTGACTGATAAA cATGGTGATGAAGGTGAACTAAGCAAGGCATTTGCTAATGAGACGCAAAATCTGCCAAACGTGAG ATACGTTCCATTTGACTTCCATCATATATGTGGCAACTCAAATTTTGAAAACTTAAAGGTCTTATACGAGCAACTATCAGAGCTACTTGAAAACCAAGG ATACTTTCTCGTTGATGCGGAAGGAAACATACTGGAGGACCAGAAAGGAATTGTCAGATCTAACTGCATCGACTGTCTCGATAGAACAAATGTTACCCAG AGTTACTTGGCTCAGAAGTGTCTGGATGCCCAGTTGCAGAGGATGGGAGTGCTTGATTCAACTGAGTCCATTTCTGTGTTTGATGAAGAGTATCAAAAATTCCGAACAT TGTGGGCTGAGCATGGTGATGAGATAAGCCTTGAGTATGCTGGGACTTACGCCTTGAAAGGGGACCTAGTTAG GTATGGAAAACAGACATTTGGAGGAATGATTAGAGATGGGATGAGTGCTCTTTCAAGATATTATTTGAATAACTTTCAGGATGGTATTCGGCAG GATGCTGCTGATCTTATCAGTGGCCACTATACTGTTAGGAGGGATGGTTCAGTACGCCAGATGGAATCCTTTTCT TATCTACCGGTGGCATCAGCTTTGCTAATCGGAGGTTTGACGCTGACATCTTTCACACTTCAGCAAG CGGGGCGAAACGCCCACCAATTTATGAGTTCTGTACTTTGGGCTGGAATGACTGCCGGATTAGCAGCAGTGGTGAAAGCTAATGGAAGACAGTTCTGTTCTAGACCTCGCTTGTGCAGACTTGTGTAA
- the LOC112193872 gene encoding PHD finger-like domain-containing protein 5A — translation MAKHHPDLIMCRKQPGIAIGRLCEKCDGKCVICDSYVRPCTLVRVCDECNYGSFQGRCVICGGVGISDAYYCKECTQQEKDRDGCPKIVNLGSAKTDLFYERKKYGFKKR, via the coding sequence ATGGCAAAGCATCATCCTGACCTGATTATGTGCCGGAAACAACCAGGAATAGCTATTGGAAGGTTGTGCGAAAAGTGTGATGGTAAGTGTGTGATCTGTGACTCCTATGTGCGTCCCTGCACGCTGGTTAGGGTCTGTGATGAGTGCAACTACGGATCCTTCCAGGGACGTTGTGTTATCTGTGGAGGTGTTGGAATTTCTGATGCTTATTACTGCAAAGAGTGTACTCAGCAGGAGAAAGATAGAGATGGGTGTCCAAAAATTGTGAATCTGGGAAGTGCCAAAACAGATTTATTCTATGAACGGAAGAAGTATGGTTTCAAGAAAAGGTGA
- the LOC112195067 gene encoding acyl-coenzyme A oxidase 4, peroxisomal: protein MTIPPNQDDANKARTTYFNLPALDVSLAFPQATPAAIFPPCTSDYYQSNDLLTPEEQALRMRVRQSVEKEVAPIMAEYWEKAAFPFHIIPKLGALRIAGGTIKGYGCPGLSITASAIATAEVARVDASCSTFILVHSSLAMLTIALCGSEAQKQKYLPSLAELKTVACWGLTEPDYGSDASALKTTATKVEGGWMLDGQKRWIGNATFADVLIIFARNTTTNQINGYIVNKNVPGLKATKIENKIGLRMVQNGDILLKQVFVPDEDRLPGVTSFQDTNKVLAVSRVMVSWQPIGISMGVYDMCHRYLKERKQFGAPLAAFQINQEKLVHMLGNVQAMILIGWRLCKLYETGKMTPGQASMGKSWITVKARETVALGRELLGGNGILSDFLVAKAFCDLEPIYTYEGTYDINSLVTGREITGFASFKPAALSKRSRL, encoded by the exons ATGACAATACCTCCAAATCAAG ATGATGCTAACAAAGCGAGGACTACTTATTTCAATTTACCTGCATTGGATGTCTCCCTTGCTTTCCCCCAAGCAACTCCGGCGGCTATATTTCCTCCCTGCA CTTCCGACTATTATCAATCTAATGACCTATTGACGCCTGAGGAGCAGGCTCTTAGGATGAGAGTAAGACAGTCTGTAGAGAAAGAAGTAGCTCCAATCATGGCGGAG tATTGGGAGAAGGCAGCGTTTCCATTTCATATTATTCCAAAGCTTGGTGCCTTGCGAATTGCTGGGGGCACAATCAAG GGTTATGGGTGTCCCGGTCTTTCTATTACAGCAAGTGCTATTGCTACAGCAGAAGTTGCTAGAGTTGATGCTAGCTGTTCTACTTTCATCCTAGTTCATTCATCACTAGCAATGCTCACTATTG CATTATGTGGATCAGAGGCTCAAAAGCAGAAATATTTACCGTCTTTGGCTGAGTTAAAAACCGTAGCCTGTTGG GGTTTGACTGAGCCTGACTATGGAAGTGATGCAAGTGCCTTGAAAACAACAGCGACAAAG GTGGAAGGAGGTTGGATGCTTGACGGCCAAAAGCGCTGGATAGGAAACGCTACCTTTGCTGATGTGTTGATTATTTTCGCTAGGAATACAACAACAAATCAGATCAATGG ATATATAGTAAACAAGAATGTCCCTGGACTGAAagctacaaaaatagaaaataaaattggtTTGCGCATGGTTCAAAATGGAGATATTCTCTTAAAGCAAGTTTTTGTCCCTGATGAGGACAGGTTACCTGGTGTTACTTCTTTTCAGGATACCAACAAG GTACTTGCTGTTTCCCGTGTTATGGTTTCCTGGCAACCTATTGGTATATCTATGGGTGTCTATGATATGTGCCACAG GTATCTGAAGGAGAGGAAACAATTTGGAGCACCCCTAGCAGCTTTCCAAATCAACCAAGAGAAACTTGTTCATATGCTAGGTAATGTTCAAGCTATGATACTTATTGGTTGGCGCCTCTGCAAGTTGTATGAGACAGGTAAAATGACTCCGGGTCAGGCTAGCATGGGGAAG TCATGGATCACTGTGAAAGCAAGGGAAACTGTTGCTCTAGGGAGGGAATTGCTTGGCGGGAATGGAATCTTATCTGATTTTCTAGTTGCAAAG GCTTTCTGTGATTTGGAACCCATCTACACCTACGAAGGCACCTATGACATCAACAGCCTAGTCACGGGTAGGGAAATCACTGGGTTTGCCAGCTTCAAACCAGCTGCATTGAGCAAACGAAGCCGCCTGTAG
- the LOC112193869 gene encoding bifunctional monothiol glutaredoxin-S16, chloroplastic has protein sequence MATIIHLSPIHTSPPSPRLFSPQSSQNTLHLSFNSHPKPLSLPSISLKPCAPARPRALVVTSAVKSLSETELVSVEGEQVTGKLPSETGVYAVFDQNGELQFVGLSRNIAASVLVHRKSVPELCHSVKVGIVDEPDRTVLTEAWKSWMEEHIKATGKVPPGNESGNATWVRPAPKKKKPDLRLTPGRHVQLTVPLEQLVDRLVKENKVVAFIKGSRSAPLCGFSQRVVGILENQGVDYESVDVLDEEYNSGLRETLKTYSNWPTFPQIFVNGELVGGCDILTSMHEKGELASLLKK, from the exons ATGGCCACAATCATCCACCTCTCTCCGATTCACACTTCGCCGCCGTCTCCTCGCTTATTTTCTCCCCAATCTTCCCAAAATACCCTTCACCTCTCATTCAATTCACACCCCAAACCCCTCTCCCTTCCCTCCATTTCTCTCAAGCCCTGCGCTCCGGCCAGGCCTCGCGCTTTGGTCGTCACTTCGGCTGTTAAGAGCCTCTCGGAGACTGAGCTAGTCTCAGTGGAGGGTGAACAAGTCACCGGAAAATTGCCGTCGGAGACCGGCGTCTACGCTGTATTTGACCAGAACGGTGAGCTTCAGTTCGTCGGCTTATCGAGAAACATAGCCGCGAGTGTTCTTGTTCACCGGAAATCGGTGCCGGAGCTGTGCCACTCCGTCAAG GTTGGGATAGTAGATGAACCAGATAGGACGGTTCTAACTGAAGCTTGGAAATCATGGATGGAAGAACACATAAAAGCTACTGGGAAAGTGCCTCCAGGAAATGAATCAGGCAACGCCACCTGGGTCCGGCCGGCacctaagaagaagaagcctgATCTGCGGCTGACACCAGGTCGTCACGTGCAGTTGACGGTTCCATTGGAGCAACTTGTGGATCGGTTGGTGAAGGAGAACAAGGTTGTGGCCTTTATCAAGGGTTCACGAAGTGCACCATTGTGTGGTTTCTCGCAGAGGGTTGTTGGCATTCTTGAAAATCAAGGGGTGGATTACGAGAGCGTTGATGTACTTGATGAAGAGTATAACTCCGGATTGAGGGAGACTCTCAAGACCTATAGTAATTGGCCTACTTTCCCGCAGATATTTGTGAATGGAGAACTGGTTGGGGGTTGCGATATTCTAACATCCATGCACGAAAAGGGAGAGCTTGCTAGCTTGCTTAAGAAATGA